The region CAAAGGCGCGGCATCTGACGCACTCCCTCTCCGGGAGCGCCGAAAAATTGCCAGGGCGCTTGCGGAACGCCGTTGCAGGGGCCTTTACCGTGCAAACTGACGCGAGGTTTACGACCATGATTTCTCAGGGCAGAACTGTGGAAACCGCCGAGACAAGCCACCCGGAATTTCCGGAAGGGGAGCTGCTTCTCCGTACCTATGCAAAGCCGAGCGATACGAACGCGAATGGAGACATCTTCGGGGGCTGGATCATGTCCCAGATGGACATCGCCGGCGGCATGCTGGCCATAGAGATCACCGGCGGCCGTGCCGTGACCATTGCGGTTGACGCGATGAAATTCATCAAACCGGTAAAGACCGGCGACATTGTCTGCTGCTTCGGCAAGGTGACGCGGATCGGGAATACCTCCATCACCATCAGGCTGGAGGTCTGGGTAAAACCGAGCCTGCGGGATACGCCGGCCGAGAAGGAGAATGCACTGTACCTGGTCACGGAGGCGTCATACACCTACGTGGCCATTGACCAGGAGGGGCGAAAACGGCGGTTCGAGAAACCGGCACCGCCTGTCCCCTGACCCCGGGACCCCCAAAAAAGACTTTCACAACATGCGGAGCAAGGCGACGCCCCTGACGTCGGATTCCCGGGAAAACAACTCCCGGAGTTCCCGGCCTCTCCCCTGCTCCCTATGGCTTGCAATCTCCATTTGCTGTTATTTACCGGTTTATTGTTCCCATCGTTTTGGCGTATAAACGGAAGAATCGGTTCACGGCCATTGTTCGCTCGACCTCTGGCACTAAACAAGTCCCATGCCGTCATGCCCGGGCAGACTTGGAAGGTGCCGCACGCTGGTTCACCTGGATGTGACAATGTCAACCCTGCGGATCGCGCTCATAACCTGCGTCTATTTTCTCACGGCAAAACTCGGGCTGTTTTTTGCCTTTGCCCATACCAACGCCACGCCGGTATGGCCCGCCAGCGGGGTTGCCCTGGCCCTGTGCCTGCTATTCGGCCGCGGCATCTGGCCCGGCATTTTTCTGGGCGCCCTTCTCGCCAATGTCACCGAGCTTGCCGGCGCGCCCTTCACACCGCTTTCCGCCTATGCCGTTGCGGTGGGGACTGCCGCCGGAAACACCCTGGAGGCGCTGGCCGCCACCTTCCTGACACTTCGGGCGTCCGGCGGGCGCCCCCCCCTTGACCGCCGTCGGGATGCATTCGCATTCATTCTCCTGGGCGCACTGGCAAGCACGACGATCAGCGCCTCCATCGGCACGGCCGGCTATTGTCTCGGCAGCGGAAACTGGGTGCATTGGGAAAGGATGTGGCTGACCTGGTGGCTGGGGGATGCCGTCGGCATCATCGTCTTCGTTCCGCTTCTGCTTACCTGGGGCAAGCGCGCCATCCCGACGCTGAGCGTGCCCCGGCGCCTTGAGGCCGTCCTCCTTCTGGGACTGCTCCTCCTGGTGGAACGACTTATCTTCAGCACCTACTATCCGCTCGAATACCTCATCATCCCCTTTCTGCTCTGGGCAGCCCTCAGGTTCGGCCAGTTCGAGTCGGCGGTCGTCGTCGTCATCGTTCTGCTCACCTCGCTTTACTGGACCGCCAGGGGATTGGGCCCGTTCGCCGGACGGGCGTCCAACGAATCGCTCCTGTTTCTCCAGACCTTCCTCGGCGTTTCCTCGGTGACCGCCCTGCTGCTTTCCTGCCTCACCGCCGAACGCAAACGGACCGAAGAGGCGCTTCGCTCTTCGGAGGAAAAGTATCGGAGTATCTTTGAAAATGCGCCGCTCGGCATTTTCCAGTCAACGCCCGGCGGTCGGTTCATCAGCGTCAACGGGACGCTCGCAGGCATGTTCGGCTACGCCTCGCCGGAGGAAACCAGGGACCATATCACGGATATTGCCGGGCAGATATTCGTGCATCCCGAACAGCGGCACCAGATAATTACCCAGGTCCGGGAAGCGACGGGGTTTGTCAGGGACGAGGTCACGTACCGCCGCCGGGACGGCTCGGAATTCATCTGCAATCTTTACATAAGGGTCGTCTGTGCAGACCCGGAAGAGGCCGGTTTCCTGGAGGGTTTTGTCGAGGACATCAGCGAACGCAAACGGGCCGAGGAGGAACTGGCCAGACACCGCATGCACTTAAGCGACCTGGTGCGGGAGCGGACGATCGAACTCCAGGAGGCCAATGACCGTCTCAAGGAGGAGATAGCCGAGCGCATCCGCACCGAAAAGATGCTCACGGAACGCGAGGCCCAGTACCGCGATCTCGTGGAAAACGCCAACAGCGTCATCATGCGTTGGCTGCCGGATGGCCGTGTCGTATTCTTCAACGCCTTTGCCCAGCACTTCTTCGGGTATGCCGAAAAGGAGATCCTGGGGCACCGTCTTGCGGACACCATCTTGCCGGCCAGGGATTCTGCAGGCCGCGACCTTTCCTCGCTGGCAGCCGATATCGTTGCGCGCCCCGAAGCCTATGCCCGTAATGAAAACGAAAACATGCGCAAGGATGGGGAGCGGGTATGGGTTGCCTGGAGCAACAAGGCGATTTGCGACCACCAGGGGGACCCCGTTGAAATCCTCTCCATCGGTGTCGACATCACCCAGCTTGTTCAGACCGAACACGAGCTGCGCACCACACTGGACGATCTCGCGGTCGCCAAGGAGCGGGCCGAGGCTGCCGATAGGCTCAAATCCGCCTTTCTCGCCACCATGTCCCATGAATTGCGTACGCCGCTCAATTCCATCATCGGCTTTACCGGCATCCTCCTGCAGGGGCTGGTGGGGCCGCTCAACGACGAACAGAAAAAGCAGCTCGGCATGGTCCGCGGCAGCGCCGATCACCTGCTTTCCCTCATCAGCGACGTCCTGGACATCTCCAAGATTGAAGCGGGCCAACTGCAGGTGGCCTGCGAACCGTTCGACCTGCCGTCCTCGATCCGCAGGATCGGCCACTCCATCCGGCCGCTGGTCGAGAAGAAGGGGCTGGCGCTCACCATAGAGATCGGCGAAGATGTCGCCATGATCAACGGCGATATGCGCCGGGTGGAACAGGTCCTCCTCAACCTGCTGAGCAATGCCGTCAAATTCACCGAACAGGGCGGCATCTCCGTCACCTGCGCAAGCGATGCCGATGGTTATGTCACCCGGGTGTCGGACAGCGGCATCGGCATCGGGGCCGCGGACAAAGAGCGGATTTTCAGGCCGTTCTATCAGATCGACACCGGCTTGAACCGGAAATATGAGGGCACCGGCCTGGGGCTCTCCATCTGCAAGAAGCTGATCGAACTCATGGGAGGGGCCATCTGGGTGGAAAACGCTCCGCAACAGGGTACGACGTTTGGCTTCCGCCTTCCATTCACGGGGAGTCCACGATGAAGAAAAAGGTCCTGGTCATAGAGGACAACGAACAGAACCTGTACCTCGTAACCTTCATCCTGGAAAGGTACGGCTACGAGGTCAGCGCCGCGCGGGACGGGGGCGCGGGCATAGACCTGGCCGCCCAGCTCAAACCGGACATCATTCTGCTGGACATCCAACTGCCGATCATGGACGGTTATGCCGTTGCGCAAAGGCTCAGGGCCAACGCCGCCCTTGATCGGGTCCCCATTATCGCGGTGACGTCGTACGCCATGGCGGGTGACCGGGAGAAGGCCATTGCCGCCGGTTGCAACGGCTATATCGAAAAGCCCATCAACCCCGAGAGCTTCATGCAGCAGATCGAACAGTATCTGCCGGCGCCGCAGTAGCCGGTGGCGCAAAGCGCCATGGGGAAGACCGGATGCCCAAGGCCGGCTGGGAGCAGCCAAGGCATCCCAAGAGAGGCTGGCCTCTGTTGCGAATGCCGGGCAACGCCGCAGACGGTTCCCGCAATGGATTTTCAACCGAACGCTCAGCCAGGGAGGAGCTGGACATGCCCAAAATCCTGATAGTTGATGATAACGACCAGAACCGCTACTTCCTCGAGGTGTTGCTGAAAGGGCACGGATTTGAGACGACGCGCGCCGCAAACGGCGCCGAAGCCCTGAAGTCGGCCCTGGAAACCCCGCCGGACATCATCATCAGCGATATTCTCATGCCGGTCATGGACGGTTATGCACTTTGCCGCGAATGGATGGCCCATGAACGGCTCAAAAAAGTCCCTTTCATATTCTACACCGCAACCTTTACCGAACCTCAGGACGAAGAACTGGCCCTGAACCTTGGCGCCAGCAGATTCGTGATCAAGCCCCAGGACCCGGATATCCTGCTGCAGATCATCAACGAGGTTCTCGAGGGGCACCATGCCAACACCGCTCCCGCACCGACGGCGCCCCGGCCCGACGAGCAGCAGGTACTCCAGGAATACAACGAGGCCCTGTTCCGCAAGCTGGAAAAGAAGATGATGGAACTGGAAAAGACCAACCGGGAACTGGAAAACACCCTCAAGGAGCAGAAGCGCCTCGAAGGGCAGTTGCGACAGGCGCAGAAGATGGAGGTCATCGGC is a window of Geobacter sp. FeAm09 DNA encoding:
- a CDS encoding acyl-CoA thioesterase, with the protein product MISQGRTVETAETSHPEFPEGELLLRTYAKPSDTNANGDIFGGWIMSQMDIAGGMLAIEITGGRAVTIAVDAMKFIKPVKTGDIVCCFGKVTRIGNTSITIRLEVWVKPSLRDTPAEKENALYLVTEASYTYVAIDQEGRKRRFEKPAPPVP
- a CDS encoding MASE1 domain-containing protein produces the protein MSTLRIALITCVYFLTAKLGLFFAFAHTNATPVWPASGVALALCLLFGRGIWPGIFLGALLANVTELAGAPFTPLSAYAVAVGTAAGNTLEALAATFLTLRASGGRPPLDRRRDAFAFILLGALASTTISASIGTAGYCLGSGNWVHWERMWLTWWLGDAVGIIVFVPLLLTWGKRAIPTLSVPRRLEAVLLLGLLLLVERLIFSTYYPLEYLIIPFLLWAALRFGQFESAVVVVIVLLTSLYWTARGLGPFAGRASNESLLFLQTFLGVSSVTALLLSCLTAERKRTEEALRSSEEKYRSIFENAPLGIFQSTPGGRFISVNGTLAGMFGYASPEETRDHITDIAGQIFVHPEQRHQIITQVREATGFVRDEVTYRRRDGSEFICNLYIRVVCADPEEAGFLEGFVEDISERKRAEEELARHRMHLSDLVRERTIELQEANDRLKEEIAERIRTEKMLTEREAQYRDLVENANSVIMRWLPDGRVVFFNAFAQHFFGYAEKEILGHRLADTILPARDSAGRDLSSLAADIVARPEAYARNENENMRKDGERVWVAWSNKAICDHQGDPVEILSIGVDITQLVQTEHELRTTLDDLAVAKERAEAADRLKSAFLATMSHELRTPLNSIIGFTGILLQGLVGPLNDEQKKQLGMVRGSADHLLSLISDVLDISKIEAGQLQVACEPFDLPSSIRRIGHSIRPLVEKKGLALTIEIGEDVAMINGDMRRVEQVLLNLLSNAVKFTEQGGISVTCASDADGYVTRVSDSGIGIGAADKERIFRPFYQIDTGLNRKYEGTGLGLSICKKLIELMGGAIWVENAPQQGTTFGFRLPFTGSPR
- a CDS encoding response regulator, which produces MKKKVLVIEDNEQNLYLVTFILERYGYEVSAARDGGAGIDLAAQLKPDIILLDIQLPIMDGYAVAQRLRANAALDRVPIIAVTSYAMAGDREKAIAAGCNGYIEKPINPESFMQQIEQYLPAPQ